Within the Musa acuminata AAA Group cultivar baxijiao chromosome BXJ2-9, Cavendish_Baxijiao_AAA, whole genome shotgun sequence genome, the region TTCATCCCGTTTTGTAAATAaaatggattatatatatatgtatatatatacatatgtatatatatacatatacatttatatgcatatatatatatatatgtatatatacatttatatgtatatatatatgtatatatacatacatatatatacatatatgtatgattaGTGTAAgatagtttatttaaacttagttTGACTTAATGTTTAATGACTGATTAGTGTAAGATGGCATATCTGCAACTAGGAGATACTAAAGGAGGACAAGGGACACTAGTTTGGCATATCTGCAACATAGTCTTCTTCCCGTCTCATGACATTAAATGGTTGCCTAAGTTGAATCTCCAAAATTAAGGAGCGATACATCAATTAGAAAGTAATTAGTTTGACTGAGTTTAATTTTCCTCCCCCGGATGATACGGATTGCCCTATCTCCTCTCTCACCCATGATTGATAGTGAGGGGAATACCCATATGGCAAAGGGCGTGAGGGCGACGAAGGTGACTGCCAAGGTTTGACGAGAATGAGGCTTCGTATGTTATCGTGCTTGCATCATTGGCAATCGACGATGGATGATAGTTGAAGGTAGTTTCTATGTTATGCACgtgatttttatttaaaaataaaataaaattatgttaCATTATCTACCTTATGCAACGGTAATGCATAATATACACAAATAATTTGGATGTATTCGTATTAGTGTAATTTGTTTAACAACGAATCCTATTTAATAttttagaactaagcacattgatattagatattattttattatggaTTATGTTAATCATCATGTTATATTTTTAGAtttcattgatacaaaacattaattagtatatatttttattaaactattgaatgataaataatttaattttattagaagagaattaaacATGTTAAATCCTTGGAATGcatgaattatttattttttatattaatatcctTATGTTATATCAAAATAGTTGTACAATTGACACATTGATGTAAATAAAGAGAAATAACACTCTGAATCTATAAATCTATGATatccttctctctttttttataaCGACAAAGGTAGAGAGAAAAATAGTAACTTCACATTTGGTGAAGTAaaaacttatatatatttttattttgttgatgataaatggAGAGAAATCGACTGCATTTTTTGATAATATGAAAAAATTATGATgttttaacttatgatattttaacTTATAATgatgatgtttttattttatgtaataattattttgacattttaactaaaatgatacaagtcactaTGATTCATGATTAAGATTGTTTCGACTTGAATTCAATAACTAGCATTAGAATGTTATCATTCTTTTTTGAATTTGAGtttgttatattttaaaatagcacaTAGACAAAGGGAGTCTGTTTAAAGCTCcgtcgtcaattggttgtcatcataaaaaagaaaaaaaattattaaattttaaattttaatgatgaaatcaattggtgagttTATGAACTAATAAGTGTTTGGCATAAGTGACGTAGGAGAAACTTCAATTATAGAAAAGAAAATCATTGAAGCAAAAGAATCATGCGTTAGGCCGGAGAGCATCATATCAGAGTTTGGGCATCGATCCAGAAGGATCGagcattgcgccaagaagattggatattGTGAGAAGTTAACATGCCGATGGATCAAGCAATATGCCGAATGAAAAGATGATGCATTGGAGGTTCGGATGAAATGCCAGATGAAtatatgacatgccggacaacgtaagtttcatgattgtaattgttaAATCTTGATCGAAGTTATTTATAATCTAATTAAGTTGGTTTTAGAGCATAATCATACCAACTTAGTTAAGAGCCCTTTGGGCCTGAATCAGGATCGAATTGGGCCTGTTGGAAGGCCAATTCAATTACTTGAGGTTGGGCCATACGGTGGTACTACTTGTGAGTTAGAAAGTATGGATTATACTTTTCTAGAAATTTcgatggtactaccacccaggTCAACGGTAGAACCGCCcaagcaagcggtggtaccgctagagccctaGTTCCCAGGCTTTGTCAGGTGATAGTATCACCTAACGCAAGTAGTAGTACCACCAATACTTCGAAaactcggggatttaaatttttaggtCCATTTTTTGAAGCAATttagggcatataaatacccctctcacatGCTTGCTTTGTAAAgcataaaaaaaacttatgattttaagTGTGTAAATTGTCTTAAAAAATATTGTATCTCTTCTTCCTTAAGTTTAAAAATCATTTGAAGGGAGATGTGAGGTTTCCTTGTAAAAGAAAAGTacgaaggttctctcctaagcttgtgaaaagaaaaaagagttgtaacaagagtagttgatctttgcccattaaaaagaagatcgatagtgaaagacgATGacctcgaggaagaggaagaggaatcgggagtaaacATAGGTCGAGATGATCAAACtgctaaaatttggtttgcatttctctttatgttttttcttgttattactaactgatttagttgctcactaccctTATTAAACGTATTTCTAATACATTTTTTTCGATCCAACtttcaaataagaattttatttcaaaaatactaattcaccctcctccccccccccctctctctctctctctctcttagtatCTTTACTATCCCAACATTCATATGTTATTATGCTTGTATCACGAGCAATTAATGATACATGATAGTTCAAGGCAAAGGGGGTGATTGAAAAAACGAAGACACTACTAAAGCTTGGGCCAAGGGTGTTAATTGAGaatgattatttaaaaaaattatgtgaaatTAAGATACTATTTAGTAAAAAtttaaagttaattttttttaaggaattcatatatatatatatatatatatatatatatatatatatatatagagagagagagagagagagagatgggatgcACAGTTTTAGAGAAGGCGCCCCACCAAGTGCTATTATAGTTAAATGACTTCACATTTAATATAGCCATAGCTAATGCTCACCGACATTCTTACAAAGCCTCTTCATGGGAAGTTGGGAATCATTCCCAAATAGATGGGAATGGTTCGTTGCTTACGAATGTGAAGCATCCTATCTAACCACCGTAATCAATTAGACCACCAACAAAGAAAGTTCATGTCTACATATGTTTTATTAATAGAAGAGAgacacttttttttctctcttgtcTTTGTTGGTAAGCATCTTACTCCTCTTATAAAGTGTTCCTATAATTTAGGATgatctttaaaagaaaaaaactagGCATCCATTTTAGAAGAAAGTTCAATGGGAAGACAGATCCATTATAATATCCTCGCTAGTAAGTTCAATGGCATCCAATAACATTTTTATAGCAAATATATTCGAACTGCTTGACCCCTCTAGATGTACGTACAATGGCCAAGAAATAATGACCTCCTTCCTTCACTTTAAACCATTCTAAAACTTTCCATTGTGTTCTAGCGGTTTCACCTCAGATTGACCGTCACTTCAAAGAGAGAGTCATCAGCGCAGGCCAGGGAAGGGAGACCTGTTTGTCCATGTGATTGCCAAAGTAGGATTTCTTACTGTTAATCGCAATGAATTGGCAGGCAATGCAACATTCGAGCACTATGATCGTTCAAATTTACCCCCTCATATTCAAGCCAGTCAGTCCACTTACGTGTCAAAAATATAAATCTAAAGGAGATATCAAAATGCTATTTATTTGTGATCTTACAGCCCTCACTTGCATTTTGGAAGACGAATCCACTATTCATTTTGGCCCATGCATGGTTGACCCGCAAGAGAAGTTGCCATGCACCCGTGACTGTAGATATTTATGGGGGTGTCGATTTCTGCCACCTTACATTCGTCCTCTAATGCAATCGAATCGCATTCTATTATTTCGTTGGATAACAAATCTTATCTACGTGACGCTCGACCACTTGTTCCTCTATGATCCCACTTGTACAGTTAGTTGCAGACGAAAAGAAGAAGAGTGTATATGAGCTAGAAAATGGAGAAGAGCAAACATGCAACAACATGACATGAGGACTTCCTCCTCTATCATTCGAGAACCTTCTCGAGTTTCCTACAATAAAATCAAACGTGTATATCTCAGCCGTCAATCTAAAGAAAGCTACAGGGAGGAAGGAGTTCACGGGCGCACAACTATGCCATTTTTTTAAGAGCAGTTGTGGGTGTGCGTGTATATTTGAGGGTGGGTCGCCTCACGAGGGCCAGAAGAAGAACAAGTCACGGGCGAGCCAGAGGAtgaatatatatagatatagagaAGGGAAGCAAACAAAAGGAAGACAGCCAGGTCAGCATGTGCCAACCAAAGGGTGGGGCCCCCCGATATTTTCACCCCTCCACTCTCAGCCACTAGTtctttttgattcatttgcaCTACTACCCCTCCGGTCGACTTGCGCTTCGCCACTCGCAAGGCGGCAACTGCACCTCTGCCACTGGTTTTTTTTGCTTTAAGCTTCTCACTCCAGTCCGGTGGCCGGGGATCCAATCACACCAAATGTTTTCAGCAGAAGCACAACTATGATACAGCTCTCGTTACATCTGCCACTGTGTTCCTTTAATTATCTTTGGAAAAGGATTCTCTTCATGTTAATAACAATTTCCAGAGGGCACTCGTATAGTTAAATAGATTCGTGGCAGAGGGAGGCATCAAGGAATATTACGTGGCGGTGGTGGTGCTACAGCTGCCAGTAAGCACTGCTCATTATCCAGCTAATCAGCTCATGAGCCAGGGCTACGACAGAAGCTGTGGCCCCCAATTAAATATCAGCCACCAAGTCCTCATGTGAGACCGTGGGGCCATCATCATCTATGACAGCCACAGTGGTGTGCATCTCTCCTACCCTAAACCCCCCGAGCTACCCTCCTCAATTCTTCAAATCCCCACGCCTCCCTTCCATTGCCAACTTTCTTTGTGTCATCACCATTGTCCACCTCCATGGATCACACGGACGATGACAAGAAACATGAACGCATTTCCAGGACAGGGACATGGAAAATGACCTAGTAAAACTACCCTAGTATTCGAGGGGCAGAATGGTCTTCGAGTATCTTGCACTGCCATGCTTATGGAACAAGGTAAGGTGGGGAGTGTCTTTGGCAGTGGGTTTGAGGCTTAGAGGAGACGTGGGAGAGCTCTCATGAAGCCACAAGCCGGCTGTGAGATAGAGGCCACGGGCATCAGCTACCAGATCTCCATCTCAAAGAGATGTCACCCCTTGAAGAAGATATGGAGTAGAGATGGAGAGGAGGGTGGTGGTGCGTCGAGTCACCGCCCTGCATCATGCAGAGAGGAAGACAATGCACAAGTTGTTGATGCAGCCGATGAGAAGCCCTGCAACGAGTGCGAAGTCCGGAATGTGCTGCAGAACGTCAGCTGCTGCGCCAAGCCGTCGGAGATCCTGGCGATCGTCGGCCCAAGCGGCGCCGGCAAGTCCACATTGCTCGAGATCCTCGCCGGGAAGATAAGCCCGTCGACGCCGCCGACCATCCTGATCAACCAGCGGCCGGTGGACAAGTCCAATTTCCGGAGGATCTCCGGCTACGTGACTCAAAAGGACACTCTGTTCCCCCTACTGACGGTGCGGGAGACGCTCATGTTCAGCGCCCGCCTCCGCCTCGgctgcggcggcggcagcggcctcTCCCAGTCTCAGCTGAGCTCCCGGGTGGAGTCCCTCCTCCGGGAGCTCGGGTTGGGGCGCGTCGCCGACGCTCGTGTGGGTGACGACGCCCGCCTCCGGGGTATCTCCGGCGGCGAGCGCCGGAGGGTCTCCATCGGAGTTGAGGTAGTCCACGACCCGAGAGTGCTGATCCTAGACGAGCCCACGTCCGGGCTGGATAGCACGTCGGCGCTGCAGATCGTCGACATGCTCAAGGACATGGCCGAGACCCGCGGCCGCACCATCATCCTCAGCATCCACCAGCCCGGGTTTCGCATTCTGAAGCTCTTCGGCTGCATCCTCCTCCTCGCCGATGGCACCGTTCTCCACCACGGCACCATCGACCAACTCCACTCCCATCTCCGTTCCGTCGATCTCGAGCTACCCCGGCACGCCAACGTCCTCGAATTCGCCATGGACTCCATCGACACCCTCCGCCGCTGGCAATTAGAGCATCACCAGCAACAACCACCGCCGGCAAGAGCACCACCACCCCAGTTTCCCAAGAAATTAGTTGACGGAGCTGACGACAAGAGAGACAGGTGCACCCTGCAGCAGCTCTTTCAGCAGCACAAGGTGGTCGACGAGGAGTCGCTCGCGGGGCTCGACCCCGACGAGCTGTCGTACGAGTGCGCTAACTCGAGGCCCCGAGAGATCGCCATCCTTACCCACCGCTTCTTGAAGAACGTAATGCGGACCAAGCAACTGTTTGCGTTTCGGACGATCCAAATGCTCGTCTCCGGCCTCGTCCTCGGCTCGATATTCTACCGTCTCAAGGACGAAAACATCAGAGAACGAGTGGGTCTCTTCGCCTTTATCTTGACATTCCTGCTCTCTTGCACCACGGAAGCGCTGCCGATCTTCCTCCAGGAAAGAGAGATTCTAATGAAGGAGACATCGAGTGGCAGCTACCGAGTCTCCTCTTATGTGATCGCCAACGGGCTCGTCTTCCTTCCGTTCCTCTTCATCCTGGCCGTACTCTTCTCCGTCCCGGTCTACTGGCTCGCAGGGCTCCGGCCGAGCTGCTCAGCCTTCATGTACTTCTTGCTGTTAATATGGCTAATCCTGTACACCGCGAACTCGGTGGTAGTCTGCTTCAGCGCTCTTGCCCCCAACTTCATCATCGGAAACTCCATTATCTCAGGAATCATGGGCACCTTCTTCCTTTTCTCCGGCTACTTCATATCGAAGCAGTGGATGCCGAGCTACTGGGTGTTCATGCACTACGTTTCCCTGTTCAAGTATCCGTTCGAGGGATTCCTCGTCAACGAGTTCTCCGGCTCCGGCAAGTGCTTGGAGTACGGGTTTGGGGTGTGCCTGCTGAGAGGGGATGATGTGCTGAGGAAGGAAGGATTGAAGGAGGAGTGCAGGTGGAAGAATGTGATGATGATGGTGTGCTTCATCTTGGCTTACAGGTTCTTCTCCTACCTCATACTGAGGGTCAGGTGCAGGTGTGCTCAGAGAGGTGGGCTCAAAGGAGCCTTGGCCTGAGATTTAAGTCATCATGTAATGCAAGCCTCACACTCACGCTTTCTTGTGTCCTTGTTGTATTAATCATACTGTTGTTTCCAGCAAAAATGGTGATCCATTATGTGAATGTCATTTGGTCAATATAGTTATGTACTGACAGACAATATGACTTTCTTCTTTTACTTCCCTTTTGGTACATATACAGTTTCTTTACATTATAATGTTTGCATTTGTACTCACTGTCTTTCCAATGAGGAAACATATGAGTATATTTGCATGTCAACTTCTTTCGTTGaaagaaaataaatcaaatttaaaGACAAATTAAAGAAGACCAAAGTGATCTATCATAAATATTAAAGGAGACTT harbors:
- the LOC103996563 gene encoding ABC transporter G family member 5-like, producing the protein MKPQAGCEIEATGISYQISISKRCHPLKKIWSRDGEEGGGASSHRPASCREEDNAQVVDAADEKPCNECEVRNVLQNVSCCAKPSEILAIVGPSGAGKSTLLEILAGKISPSTPPTILINQRPVDKSNFRRISGYVTQKDTLFPLLTVRETLMFSARLRLGCGGGSGLSQSQLSSRVESLLRELGLGRVADARVGDDARLRGISGGERRRVSIGVEVVHDPRVLILDEPTSGLDSTSALQIVDMLKDMAETRGRTIILSIHQPGFRILKLFGCILLLADGTVLHHGTIDQLHSHLRSVDLELPRHANVLEFAMDSIDTLRRWQLEHHQQQPPPARAPPPQFPKKLVDGADDKRDRCTLQQLFQQHKVVDEESLAGLDPDELSYECANSRPREIAILTHRFLKNVMRTKQLFAFRTIQMLVSGLVLGSIFYRLKDENIRERVGLFAFILTFLLSCTTEALPIFLQEREILMKETSSGSYRVSSYVIANGLVFLPFLFILAVLFSVPVYWLAGLRPSCSAFMYFLLLIWLILYTANSVVVCFSALAPNFIIGNSIISGIMGTFFLFSGYFISKQWMPSYWVFMHYVSLFKYPFEGFLVNEFSGSGKCLEYGFGVCLLRGDDVLRKEGLKEECRWKNVMMMVCFILAYRFFSYLILRVRCRCAQRGGLKGALA